Genomic segment of Streptomyces sp. NBC_01210:
CCCGCGCGGCGCCCTCACCGTCACCGTGTGCACGTTCCTGGGCTCGGCGCTGCTCCTCCGCTTCGGTACGAAGAGGCGCCCGGCCAGAGGTGGCGACAGCGGCGCCCTGCTGCGGTCCTCGCTCTCCGGCGCGCGGCAGATCTTCGCCGACCGCCGGCTCCGTGTGCTGATGCTGCTCTTCTGGGTGCCGCCCATGTTCAGCGTCGCGCCGGAGGTTCTCGCCACCCCGTACGCGGACGAGATCGGCATCGGCCCGGCCGGCCTCGGGCTGCTCATGTGCGCGCTGCCGGTCGGCACGATCGCCGGTGAGCTGTATGCCGGCTCCGTGCTCGGCCCCGCCACCCGCGCCCGTACCGCCCTGCCGCTCGCCGCCGTCACCCTGCTGCCATTCCTCGCCTACATCCTCACACCCGGTCTCGGCTGGGCGCTGCTCGTGCTCGTGGCCGCCGGCGTCGGCTCCGCGTACACCCTGGGAGTCGACCGATGGTTCATCGAGGCTGTCCCCGAGGAGCTGCGCGGCCGGGCCATGACCCTGCTCACCGCCGGACTGATGACGATCCAGGGCGTCGGTATGGCGCTGGCCGGGTTCGCGGCGGAGTTCTTCTCCGTGAGTACGGTGGTCGCCGGGGCCGGGGCCGTCGGAACCCTCAGCTGTCTGCTGCTGGTCGCCGAGGCCAGGAGGACCGAAGTGCGAGACGGGGCTGACCGCCATATGACCAGTCGGTAGGGTCGGTGCGTGCCCAAGCCGCTCAGTCTCCCCTTCGATCCCATCGCCCGAGCCGACGAGCTCTGGCAGCAGCGATGGGGTCCCGTGCCCTCGATGGGCGCGATCACCTCGATCATGCGCGCGCACCAGATCCTGCTCGCCGAGGTCGACGCCGTCGTCAAGCCGTACGGACTGACCTTCGCGCGGTACGAGGCGCTGGTGCTGCTCACCTTCTCCAAGGCCGGGGAGCTGCCGATGTCCAAGATCGGCGAGCGGCTGATGGTCCACCCGACGTCGGTGACGAACACCGTGGACCGGCTGGTGAGGTCCGGTCTCGTCGACAAGCGGCCCAATCCGAACGACGGGCGCGGCACGCTCGCCTCCATCACCGAGAAGGGCCGGGAGGTCGTGGAGGCGGCCACTCACGAGCTGATGGAGATGGACTTCGGGCTCGGCGCGTACGACGCGGAGGAGTGCGGGGAGATCTTCGCGATGCTCAGGCCCTTGCGGGTGGCGGCGCGGGATTTCGACGAGAAGTAACCCACACGACCCGGGCGAAGATCGGCCTTTGTGCCCGGTTACGCTCGTAGCCATGAAACAAAGCGTGCTGTCCCGTTACCGGGTGATGGCGTACGTCACCGCCGTATGGCTGCTGGTCTTCACCGCGGCGATCATCGCGAAGTACGGGTTCGAGGTCGGCGACACCATGCTGATCTCGCAGATCCACGGTGTGCTGTTCATCATCTACGTGATCTTCGCCTTCGATCTCGGCTCCAAGGCGAAATGGCCGTTCGGCAAGCTGCTCTGGGTGCTGGCCGCCGGCTGCATCCCCGTGGCCTCCTTCTTCGTCGAGCCGAAGATCACCCGCGAGATCCGGCCGCTGACCGTGGACGGCAGCGCGGCGACCGCCGAGGCGTAACAGACACGGCCGCGAGCAAGGCTCGTGGCCGTCTGCCATCGACATTTACTAGGACGTCCTAGTAAATTCAGAGTATGGACGCTGACGCCATCGAGGAAGGCCGCCGACGCTGGCAGGCCCGTTACGACAAGGCCCGCAAGCGGGACGCGGACTTCACCACGCTCTCCGGTGACCCGGTCGAGCCCGTCTACGGGCCCCGGCCCGGGGACACCTACGACGGCTTCGAGCGGATCGGCTGGCCCGGGGAGTACCCCTTCACCCGCGGGCTCTACCCGACCGGCTACCGCGGCCGCACCTGGACCATCCGCCAGTTCGCCGGCTTCGGCAATGCCGAGCAGACCAACGAGCGCTACAAAATGATCCTGGCCAACGGCGGCGGCGGGCTCTCCGTCGCCTTCGACATGCCGACGCTCATGGGCCGTGACTCCGACGACCCTCGCTCGCTCGGCGAGGTCGGCCACTGCGGCGTCGCCATCGACTCCGCCGCCGACATGGAGGTCCTCTTCCAGGACATCCCGCTCGGTGATGTAACGACCTCGATGACCATCAGCGGGCCGGCCGTCCCGGTCTTCTGCATGTATCTCGTCGCCGCCGAGCGCCAGGGCATCGACCCGGCCGTGCTCAACGGCACACTGCAGACCGACATCTTCAAGGAGTACATCGCGCAGAAGGAGTGGCTCTTCCAGCCCGAGCCGCATCTGCGCCTGATCGGCGACCTGATGGAGCACTGCGCGCAGGGCATCCCCGCGTACAAGCCGCTGTCGGTCTCCGGTTACCACATCCGCGAGGCCGGAGCGACGGCCGCGCAGGAGCTCGCGTACACGCTCGCCGACGGCTTCGGCTATGTCGAGCTGGGCCTGAGCCGCGGCCTGGACGTGGACACCTTCGCGCCCGGCCTCTCCTTCTTCTTCGACGCGCACCTCGACTTCTTCGAGGAGATCGCCAAGTTCCGGGCAGCTCGCAGGATCTGGGCGCGCTGGATGAAGGAGGAGTACGGCGCACAGACCGACAAGGCGCAGTGGCTTCGCTTCCACACCCAGACCGCGGGTGTCTCGCTCACCGCGCAGCAGCCGTACAACAACGTCGTACGCACGGCGGTCGAGGCGCTCTCCGCGGTCCTCGGCGGCACCAACTCCCTGCACACCAACGCCCTGGACGAGACCCTCGCCCTGCCGAGCGCGCAGGCCGCGGAGATCGCGCTGCGTACCCAGCAGGTGCTGATGGAGGAGACCGGCGTCGCCAATGTCGCCGACCCGCTCGGCGGCTCCTGGTACGTCGAGCAGCTCACCGACCGTATCGAGGCCGACGCCGAGAAGATCTTCGACCAGATCAAGGAACGCGGCCGGCGCGCACACGCGGACGGCAAGCACCCCATCGGCCCGATCACGTCCGGCATTCTGCGCGGTATCGAGGACGGCTGGTTCACCGGCGAGATCGCCGAGTCCGCCTTCCGCTACCAGCAGTCCCTGGAGAAGGGCGACAAGCGGGTCGTGGGCGTCAACGTCCACCACGGCTCGGTCACCGGCGACTTGGAGATCCTGCGGGTCAGCCATGAGGTCGAGCGCGAGCAGGTACGGGTCCTGGCGGACCGCAAGGCCGGCCGCGACGACGCCCGCGTACGGTCCTCGCTGGACGCGATGCTGACCGCCGCGCGGGACGGCTCCAACATGATCGCGCCGATGCTGGACGCGGTCCGTGCGGAGGCGACGCTGGGCGAGATCTGCGATGCGCTGCGGGACGAGTGGGGCACGTACACGGAGCCGCCGGGCTTCTGACCCGGTGGGGGGCCCGTAACTGGGGGCAAGCCCCCAGACCCCGTACGGCCTTCGGCCGTGTCCTCAATCGCCGGACGGGCTGGGTTTCCCGGACATTCAGCCCCTCCCGGCCGGGAAACCAGCCTCGCCGGCGGAAGATTTCAGCCCCTCCGGCGTTTGAGGAGCGGGGCTTGGGGCGGAGCCCCAACAGGAGCCTCGCCGGCGATTGAGGCGCGGGCCGGGGGCGGAGCCCCAGTCACCCGGGGAAGGTCAGCCGGAACCGCGCCCCGCCCCCCTGCGCCGCCTCCGCCGTCAGCTCCGCGCCGTGCGCACGCGCGATCTGGCGGGCCATCGCCAGGCCCAGTCCCGAGCCGGGCAGCGCGCGGGCGGTCTCCGCGCGGTAGAAGCGGTCGAAGACGTACGGAAGGTCCTCGGGCGCGATCCCCGGACCGTGATCCCGCACCGTCAACTCCCTTGAGGTGAGGGCGACTTCGACGGGGTCGCCCGGCGGGCTGAACTTGGCCGCGTTGTCCAGCAGATTCGTCAGCAGGCGCGACAGCCGCGAGGGCACGCCGGGCAGCGCGAAACCCGCCGCCGCGTCGTCGACGTACAGCGTGAAGACGATCCGCGGCCAGTGGGCGCGGGCCATCTCGACCGCGTGCTCGGTGAGGGCAGCGACGCGGACCGTTTCGAGGAGCGGTTGAGGCTCCTCGTCCCTGGCGAGTTCGATCAAGTCGTTCACCAGGCCGGTGACTTCGCGCAGCTGGCGCGTGAGGGCGGTGGACGCGCGGGTGCGCTGTGCCTCGGTGAGGCGGTCGGCGCGGGCGAGCAGTTCCGCGTTGGTGCGCAGCGCCGTCAGCGGCGTACGGAGCTCATGTGAGGCGTCGGCGACCAGCCGGCGCTGCGCGGTGACCGACTGCTCCAGCTCGCCGAGCATCGTGTTGAACGAGCCGGCCAGCCGGGTCACCTCGTCCTCCCGGCCCGGGGGACCCGCAGGGAGTTCGATGCGGTGACGCGGATCGCGGGTCGCCGCGATGCGCTCGGCGGTGGCGGTGAGCCGGGCCACGGGGGCAAGGCCGGTACGCGACACCCAGTACCCCAGCAGGCCCGCGAGCAGCACGCCCGCGGCGCCCGCGCCCGCGAGCAGCCAGGCCGCCTGGCGTACCCCCCTCTCGACCGTGTCCGCGCGGAGCGCGACCTGAAGTGCCTCGCCCCGGCCGAAGTTGGTCGTCAGCATCCGCATCGGATGCCCGAAGAGGGTGACGTTGGTGAAGTACGGGTCGCGTTCCCCGGCGGCGACCTCCCGCACGGGCGTGCTGACCGGGAGGAGATAGGGCTTCGCGGGGTCCTTCGCCGGAGCCGCGGGGACGATCTGCGCGCAGGCCGGTGCCGACAGAAAGCGGCACTCGCCCGCCACCGTCCCGGGGCCCTCGTCGCGGTTCTGCTGGGTGACCAGCGTCGCCGACTGCGTCAGACTCAGATCGAGCTGGTGGTACAGCTCGTAACGGATCACGAAGAACGCGGCCGTGCAGATGCCCACCGCGACCAGCGCGACGGCCGCGGACGCGGCGAGCGCCAGCCGCGTACGCAGCGGCCGGTGCCTGCGCCAGCGAGCGCCCAGCCTGCGCCGCGCGCTCATCACACATCCAGCCGGTAGCCGACGCCGTGGACCGTATGGACCAGACGCGGCTCACCGCCCGCCTCCAGTTTGCGGCGCAGGTAACCGACGTACACGGCAAGGGAGTTGGAGTCGGGACCGAAGTCCTGTCCCCACACCAGCTCCAGGATCAGCTCGCGGGGCAGCACCTGCCCTGGATGGCGCAGCAGCAGTTCGAGCAGGGTGAACTCGGTACGGCTGAACTCCAGTGACCGACCGCCCCGGTTGCCCGTGCGGGTGTCGGGATCCACGGTCAGATCGGCGAAGGACAGCGCGCCGGACTCCTCGGGCAGGGGAGCGGCGCGTCGCAGCAACGCCCGTACGCGTGCGGTCAGTTCGTCCAGCGCGAAAGGCTTCACCAGATAGTCGTCGGCACCCGCGTCCAGGCCGTCGACACGCTCGCTGACCGAGTCCAGCGCGGTCAGTACGAGTACCGGCGTACGGTCTTCGATCGCCCGCAGCCGACGGCAGAAGGCGAGCCCGTCGAGCACCGGCATCATCACATCGAGCACGATCGCGTCCGGCTGCCACGACGCCACGGCGGAGAGCGCCGCGAGACCGTCGCCCGCGCCGCGCACCTCGTAGCCCTCGACCGTCAGCCCGTCCTCGACCGCGGCGCGCACTTCCGGCTCGTCGTCGACAACCAGGATCTTCTTCATGGGCAAAGACTGCCAAACCATGGTCTTAGAACCCTCTTAAGGGGTTTCGCGAGCGTGGCCGTCATGCGCACACAACTGGGCACATCACTGGGCACACCGCCTCGCACACCACTCTCCGTCGTGATCGGTGCGGGCGGCACCGGCGGCCATATCTACCCCGGGCTCGCGCTCGCCGACGCACTGCGCCGGGCCGCCCCCGACGCGGTGATCTCCTTCGTCGGTACGACGCGCGGCCTGGAGACCGAACTGATCCCGGCCGCCGGCCACCGCCTCCACACCGTCGACATGATCCCCTTCGACCCCGCCCTCGGCGCCAGGCGCTATCTGCTGCCCGCGGCCCTGCTGCGGTCCGGTGCCCAGTGCCGGGCGATCCTGCGCGAGCAGCGGGCGCAGATCGCCGTGGGCATGGGCGGCTACCCGAGCGCGCCCGTCATACTCGGCGCGCGGATGGCCGGGCTGCCGAGCGTGATCCACGAGTCCAACGCCGTACCGGGCCGGGCCAACCAGTTCGCCGCCCGCCTCACGCCGCACATGGCCGTCGCCTTCGACCGCAGCCGCGCCCATCTCGCGGGCGGCGAGAACGCCGTCACCACCGGAATGCCGATCGCCGCGCCGATCGCCCGTCTGGACAGGCCCGGGGTGCGCGCAGAGGCCCGCAGAGCCCTCTCGGTACCCCAGGACGCCAGGCTCGTCCTGGTCAACGGCGGCAGCCTGGGCGCGGCCCGGCTCACCGAGGCCGCTGTCGGGCTCGCGGAACGATGGCGGGATCGGCCCGGCGTACAGCTGCTGATCAAGACCGGGCCCGCGGCGCTGGACGAGACCCGCCGCCGACTCGGCGACTCACCGGTCGCGCGCGCCGTCCCCTACCTGGACCGGATGGACCTCGCGTACGCGGCCGCCGACCTGGTCGTCTGCCGAGCCGGTTCCGCGACCGTCGCGGAACTGGCCACGGTCGGAGTGCCCGCCGTACTCGTCCCGTATCCGCACGCCCCCGGCGACCACCAGACCCATAACGCCCGGGTCCTCTCCGACGCGGGGGCCGGTCTCCTGCTCCCCGATGCGGAGACCACCGCCGACCGGCTCGCCGCCCTCGTCGAGCCACTGCTCGCCGACCCGGCCCGGCTCGCCGCGATGAGCGGCGCCGCCGACCCGGGCCCGCACGCCCGAGCCGCCGACCTGTTGGCGGCCCGGGTCCTTCAACTCGCCTCGCACACAAAGGAGTACGCAGCATGAGCAGCATGAACTGGCAGAACCGAACTGTCCTGGTCACCGGCGCCGAGGGCTTCATCGGCTCGACGCTCGTCGACCTGCTCGTCGAGCGCGGGGCGAAGGTCCGCGCCTTCGTCCACTACAAGCCGTACGCCGAGAAGGGATTCCTCGCCCATCACATCGGCGACTCCCGGGTCGAGATGATCGCGGGCGATGTACGTGACGCGGGCCGGGTCATGGACGCCGTCGCCGACTGCGACACGGTCTTCCATCTCGCCGCGCTGATCGGCATTCCGTACAGCTACGACTCACCCGGCGCGTACGTCCGGACGAATGTCGTCGGCACCGAGAACATCGCGGAGGCCTGCCGCCGCCATTCCGTACGCCGTCTTGTCCACACCTCGACGAGTGAGGTGTACGGAACCGCCCTCACCGCCCCCATCGGCGAGGACCACCCGCTGCAGCCGCAATCCCCGTACTCCGCATCGAAGATCGGCGCGGACATGATGGTGCTCTCGCACTGGCACGCCTTCGAGCTGCCTGTGACGGTCGTACGCCCCTTCAACACCTACGGGCCGAGGCAGTCCGCGCGTGCCGTGATCCCGGCGATCCTGGCCCAACTCCACGCCGGGGCACGGGAGATCAAGCTCGGCTCGCTCACCCCGACCCGCGACTTCACCTATGTCACGGACACGGCGCGCGGCTTCCTGGCGATGGCGGAGTGCGACCGTGCGGTGGGCGAGGTGGTCAACCTCGGGACGGGCCGTGAGATCGCGATCGGGGAACTGGCGCAGGCCCTGATCGCCGCGTCGGGGCGGTCGGCGCAGGTGGTCGTCGACCCGGCGCGGCTGCGGCCGACCGGTAGTGAGGTGGAGCGGCTGCTGTCCGACAACACGCGGGCGGGGGAGTGGGCGGGCTGGCAGCCCGAGGTCTCGCTGGAGGAGGGCCTGAAGCACACCTCGGAGTGGATCGCGGAGAATCTGCACCTGTTCGCGACGGACCGCTACCAGGTCTGAATCAGCCCCTTCGGCTCTGCGTGAGGTCCGCTCTGCGTGAGGTCCGCTCAGCTCTGCAGGGACCCGATCCCCGACACCAGCATCAGGGTGAAGCGACGCGCCCACTCCTCGTCCACCGGCTCCGCGCTCACCAGCGCCCGATGAACCACGGCGCCCGCCACCACATCGAAGATCAGGTCCGTGTTGCGGGCTGCCGCCTCCGAGTCCTCCTCGTACGGCAGCTCGCCACGGGCCTGAGCGCGCTCCCGGCCCTCAACGACCAGGCGCTTCTGCCGGTCGACGATCGCCGAGCGGATCCGTACGCGCAGGGCGTCGTCGTTCGTCGACTCGGCGACCACGGCCATCAGCGCGGTCTTGGTCTCGGGCCGGTTCAGCAGCGCCGCGAACTGGAGCACCACGCCCTGCACATCGGCCGTCAGGCTGCCGCGGTCGGGGAGTTCGAGCTC
This window contains:
- a CDS encoding UDP-N-acetylglucosamine--N-acetylmuramyl-(pentapeptide) pyrophosphoryl-undecaprenol N-acetylglucosamine transferase, giving the protein MRTQLGTSLGTPPRTPLSVVIGAGGTGGHIYPGLALADALRRAAPDAVISFVGTTRGLETELIPAAGHRLHTVDMIPFDPALGARRYLLPAALLRSGAQCRAILREQRAQIAVGMGGYPSAPVILGARMAGLPSVIHESNAVPGRANQFAARLTPHMAVAFDRSRAHLAGGENAVTTGMPIAAPIARLDRPGVRAEARRALSVPQDARLVLVNGGSLGAARLTEAAVGLAERWRDRPGVQLLIKTGPAALDETRRRLGDSPVARAVPYLDRMDLAYAAADLVVCRAGSATVAELATVGVPAVLVPYPHAPGDHQTHNARVLSDAGAGLLLPDAETTADRLAALVEPLLADPARLAAMSGAADPGPHARAADLLAARVLQLASHTKEYAA
- a CDS encoding TetR/AcrR family transcriptional regulator codes for the protein MVAVMCSHTRPKAVRTGRTGRPRSAEADAAILDATRAALVELGWSKLTMGDVATRAGVAKTTLYRRWANKNELVVDAVAVLFDELELPDRGSLTADVQGVVLQFAALLNRPETKTALMAVVAESTNDDALRVRIRSAIVDRQKRLVVEGRERAQARGELPYEEDSEAAARNTDLIFDVVAGAVVHRALVSAEPVDEEWARRFTLMLVSGIGSLQS
- a CDS encoding response regulator transcription factor encodes the protein MKKILVVDDEPEVRAAVEDGLTVEGYEVRGAGDGLAALSAVASWQPDAIVLDVMMPVLDGLAFCRRLRAIEDRTPVLVLTALDSVSERVDGLDAGADDYLVKPFALDELTARVRALLRRAAPLPEESGALSFADLTVDPDTRTGNRGGRSLEFSRTEFTLLELLLRHPGQVLPRELILELVWGQDFGPDSNSLAVYVGYLRRKLEAGGEPRLVHTVHGVGYRLDV
- a CDS encoding GDP-mannose 4,6-dehydratase, producing MSSMNWQNRTVLVTGAEGFIGSTLVDLLVERGAKVRAFVHYKPYAEKGFLAHHIGDSRVEMIAGDVRDAGRVMDAVADCDTVFHLAALIGIPYSYDSPGAYVRTNVVGTENIAEACRRHSVRRLVHTSTSEVYGTALTAPIGEDHPLQPQSPYSASKIGADMMVLSHWHAFELPVTVVRPFNTYGPRQSARAVIPAILAQLHAGAREIKLGSLTPTRDFTYVTDTARGFLAMAECDRAVGEVVNLGTGREIAIGELAQALIAASGRSAQVVVDPARLRPTGSEVERLLSDNTRAGEWAGWQPEVSLEEGLKHTSEWIAENLHLFATDRYQV
- a CDS encoding MarR family winged helix-turn-helix transcriptional regulator; this encodes MPKPLSLPFDPIARADELWQQRWGPVPSMGAITSIMRAHQILLAEVDAVVKPYGLTFARYEALVLLTFSKAGELPMSKIGERLMVHPTSVTNTVDRLVRSGLVDKRPNPNDGRGTLASITEKGREVVEAATHELMEMDFGLGAYDAEECGEIFAMLRPLRVAARDFDEK
- a CDS encoding DUF3817 domain-containing protein, which gives rise to MKQSVLSRYRVMAYVTAVWLLVFTAAIIAKYGFEVGDTMLISQIHGVLFIIYVIFAFDLGSKAKWPFGKLLWVLAAGCIPVASFFVEPKITREIRPLTVDGSAATAEA
- a CDS encoding sensor histidine kinase, with the protein product MSARRRLGARWRRHRPLRTRLALAASAAVALVAVGICTAAFFVIRYELYHQLDLSLTQSATLVTQQNRDEGPGTVAGECRFLSAPACAQIVPAAPAKDPAKPYLLPVSTPVREVAAGERDPYFTNVTLFGHPMRMLTTNFGRGEALQVALRADTVERGVRQAAWLLAGAGAAGVLLAGLLGYWVSRTGLAPVARLTATAERIAATRDPRHRIELPAGPPGREDEVTRLAGSFNTMLGELEQSVTAQRRLVADASHELRTPLTALRTNAELLARADRLTEAQRTRASTALTRQLREVTGLVNDLIELARDEEPQPLLETVRVAALTEHAVEMARAHWPRIVFTLYVDDAAAGFALPGVPSRLSRLLTNLLDNAAKFSPPGDPVEVALTSRELTVRDHGPGIAPEDLPYVFDRFYRAETARALPGSGLGLAMARQIARAHGAELTAEAAQGGGARFRLTFPG
- a CDS encoding acyl-CoA mutase large subunit family protein translates to MDADAIEEGRRRWQARYDKARKRDADFTTLSGDPVEPVYGPRPGDTYDGFERIGWPGEYPFTRGLYPTGYRGRTWTIRQFAGFGNAEQTNERYKMILANGGGGLSVAFDMPTLMGRDSDDPRSLGEVGHCGVAIDSAADMEVLFQDIPLGDVTTSMTISGPAVPVFCMYLVAAERQGIDPAVLNGTLQTDIFKEYIAQKEWLFQPEPHLRLIGDLMEHCAQGIPAYKPLSVSGYHIREAGATAAQELAYTLADGFGYVELGLSRGLDVDTFAPGLSFFFDAHLDFFEEIAKFRAARRIWARWMKEEYGAQTDKAQWLRFHTQTAGVSLTAQQPYNNVVRTAVEALSAVLGGTNSLHTNALDETLALPSAQAAEIALRTQQVLMEETGVANVADPLGGSWYVEQLTDRIEADAEKIFDQIKERGRRAHADGKHPIGPITSGILRGIEDGWFTGEIAESAFRYQQSLEKGDKRVVGVNVHHGSVTGDLEILRVSHEVEREQVRVLADRKAGRDDARVRSSLDAMLTAARDGSNMIAPMLDAVRAEATLGEICDALRDEWGTYTEPPGF